Proteins found in one Oncorhynchus nerka isolate Pitt River unplaced genomic scaffold, Oner_Uvic_2.0 unplaced_scaffold_1627, whole genome shotgun sequence genomic segment:
- the LOC135559578 gene encoding deleted in malignant brain tumors 1 protein-like, protein MIVGSPDLQAQSVSPPAEYSVRLVDGTTSCSGTVEVFYEGEWTGLCPSGLWSIMGKTWLWDMRETKVVCRELDCGNPLSESRGPLIEDGRRGVTLYRCSGDESSIRQCDIIERPGVCDGGYYHHVTCSESVRLVDGAGLCSGRVEVKSNQSWASVCEADFDRQDAEVVCRDVGCGAPAALQGGLYGGGGGQTWDKEFQCKGKESLLLDCDTSDRENNTCLPGNAVGLTCSEPDDVRLVGGGSRCAGGVEWYDQGEWRTVGSFSNVMSIAEVVCRQMGCGSTVSVLPGNTTRGKNIICSGSESSLRECWRSYYLRPGLTVICSDLLVQPDIFLTDPMGGVSRGHQGPEMFRGYNFTITCSTQPQYPGGSFLLTFTGSNRTQTQPAVNHSAAFLFPAADDSHQGNYSCVYDNYVFSHNFSSESELLPLAITASPLPAFIIRHVVVLLILLTTITTSYLYYKVKTFTQTLQPTRRQKRVNRVSSMDLDVNAMEMVSLSSRAEAGPGEERAAQGTE, encoded by the exons ATGATAGTAGGATCGCCAG atctccaggctcaaagcgtcagtccaccag CTGAATACTCAGTCAGACTGGTGGATGGGACCACTTCCTGTTCTGGGACAGTGGAAGTCTTCTATGAAGGAGAGTGGACAGGTCTATGTCCTAGTGGGTTGTGGAGCATAATGGGAAAGACGTGGTTGTGGGACATGAGAGAGACCAAGGTTGTGTGTAGAGAGCTGGACTGTGGGAATCCTTTATCTGAATCTAGAGGACCTCTGATTGAAGATGGAAGAAGAGGAGTCACACTATATAGGTGTAGTGGAGATGAGTCTTCTATTagacagtgtgacatcatagAAAGACCTGGTGTCTGTGATGGTGGATATTATCATCATGTGACCTGTTCAG AGTCTGTGCGGCTTGTGGATGGAGCTGGTCTCTGCTCTGGGAGAGTGGAGGTGAAGTCCAATCAGTCCTGGGCCTCAGTGTGTGAAGCTGACTTTGACCGGCAGGATGCAGAGGTAGTCTGTAGGGATGTTGGCTGTGGGGCTCCTGCAGCTCTACAGGGGGGGCTCTATGGAGGAGGTGGGGGTCAGACCTGGGATAAAGAGTTCCAGTGTAAAGGCAAAGAGTCCCTTCTCCTGGACTGTgacacctcagacagagagaacaacacCTGCCTACCTGGTAATGCTGTTGGACTCACCTGCTCAG agcctgatgatgtgaggctggtgggaggaggcagtcgctgtgctggtggagtggagtggtacgaccagggagagtggaggacTGTGGGATCTTTCTCTAACGTGATGTCTATAGCTGAAGTAGTGTGTAGACAGATGGGTTGTGGCTCCACTGTTTCAGTACTACCTGGAAACACCACTAGAGGGAAAAACATTATCTGTTCTGGGTCTGAGTCTTCACTGAGGGAGTGTTGGAGAAGTTATTATCTCCGTCCTGGACTCACAGTGATCTGCTCAG ATCTCCTGGTCCAGCCTGATATCTTCCTGACTGACCCAATGGGAGGGGTCTCCAGGGGCCACCAGGGGCCTGAGATGTTCAGGGGCTACAACTTCACCATCACCTGCTCCACTCAGCCACAGTACCCAGGAGGCTCCTTCCTCCTCACGTTCACCGGCTCCAACAGAACCCAGACCCAGccagctgtcaatcactctgCTGCCTTCCTCTTCCCTGCTGCAGATGACTCCCACCAAGGGAACTACAGCTGTGTTTATGACAATTATGTTTTCTCTCATAACTTCTCCTCTGAGAGTGAGCTCCTCCCCCTCGCCATCACAG CCTCTCCTCTGCCAGCCTTCATCATCAGACACGTTGTAGTGCTGCTGATCCTACTGACAACCATCACCACCTCCTACCTGTACTACAAGGTAAAGACATTTACTCAGACGTTACAA CCCACCAGGAGGCAGAAGAGAGTGAACAGGGTGAGCAGCATGGATCTTGATGTCAATGCCATGGAGATGGTCTCTCTGAGCTCCAGAGCTGAAGCTGgaccgggagaggagagagcagcccaGGGGACGGAGTAG